One stretch of Chlamydia abortus DNA includes these proteins:
- the cdaA gene encoding diadenylate cyclase CdaA has product MPIDITYYTTPLLEIVLIWVVLNYLLKFFWGTRAMDVVFGLLAFLFLFVLADKLHFPIIRRLMLHVVNVAAIVVFIIFQPEIRLALSRVRFHGRKFVIDLQDQFIEHLTSCIYQMSERQIGALVVLENKDSFDEFLSFSSVKINADFSEELLETIFEPSSPLHDGAVILRAETIAYARVVLPLAQDTTQLSRSMGTRHRAALGASQRTDALIIIVSEENGCVSLSRDGILTRGVKMDRFKAVLRSILTLKEQKHKPFSSWIWKK; this is encoded by the coding sequence ATGCCCATAGATATTACTTACTATACAACACCCTTATTAGAGATTGTTCTGATTTGGGTAGTATTAAATTATCTTTTAAAGTTCTTTTGGGGAACTCGAGCCATGGACGTTGTCTTTGGTTTGCTAGCCTTTCTATTTCTCTTTGTTCTTGCAGACAAACTACATTTTCCCATTATTCGACGATTGATGCTACATGTCGTTAATGTTGCTGCTATTGTCGTTTTTATTATTTTCCAGCCAGAAATACGGCTGGCTTTATCTCGTGTACGCTTTCATGGGAGAAAGTTTGTCATTGATTTACAGGATCAATTTATTGAGCATCTGACTTCATGCATTTATCAAATGTCAGAAAGACAAATTGGCGCTCTTGTTGTTCTAGAAAATAAAGATTCTTTCGATGAATTCTTAAGCTTTTCTTCCGTAAAAATTAATGCGGACTTTTCAGAAGAACTTCTAGAAACAATTTTTGAGCCTTCTTCTCCTCTGCATGATGGAGCTGTAATCCTCAGAGCAGAAACCATAGCCTATGCTCGTGTTGTTCTTCCCCTAGCACAAGATACAACACAGTTATCTCGTTCTATGGGGACTCGTCACCGCGCGGCGTTAGGGGCCAGCCAACGTACCGATGCATTGATCATCATTGTCTCTGAAGAGAATGGTTGTGTATCCTTATCTCGCGATGGCATTTTGACTCGTGGAGTCAAGATGGATAGATTTAAAGCTGTGCTGAGAAGTATCCTTACTCTCAAAGAACAAAAACATAAACCCTTTAGCTCATGGATTTGGAAAAAATGA
- a CDS encoding CdaR family protein — protein MDLEKMIDFFSRFFIRNWLRKVVSLGFAIIIWVLVGQTVTVTRTLNNIPVRIIDLNPDQTVLGLQSNGLLDKKVSLTITGNKNTVHDLRPTNLEVVISATGHSESWIAAIDKYNLVSLDGETNIRRDIQSVSTDDIFIRLTQYVTEDITVTITTPVGSPPKGYEYLDVWPKYLIQKVSGPKEYVNALKDQGLELTFNLNKVSFEELERNRIAQGNHDEIIFPIPEEWKKILIPFGNTNTYENLNDPQADFLRLLFLKQEFIPLNLNLPVLLFFPVKYSNTFNPLAYTLEPSHPIILNQGIYQINIPLYVKDVSKLFLDVVKNNIALAVVMAPPHENNSVNWAVEFIDEKTLEDTFVQAIMAQEHGILHDFALIDETGIRHRFREYLRKLTLFGKDGFPLNLSAEISHNKVIIRSKPTETSKLHKKDW, from the coding sequence ATGGATTTGGAAAAAATGATCGATTTCTTTTCTCGTTTTTTCATTCGTAATTGGCTGAGGAAAGTGGTGTCTTTGGGCTTTGCCATCATCATTTGGGTTCTCGTTGGGCAGACAGTAACGGTTACTCGTACGTTAAATAATATTCCTGTGCGTATTATTGACCTCAATCCAGATCAAACTGTCTTAGGACTACAAAGTAACGGGTTATTAGATAAAAAAGTCTCGTTAACGATTACAGGAAATAAAAATACAGTTCATGATCTTCGCCCCACAAACTTGGAAGTCGTTATTAGTGCTACAGGACATTCAGAAAGTTGGATAGCCGCTATTGATAAGTACAACCTTGTCAGTCTTGATGGGGAAACTAATATCCGTCGAGATATTCAAAGTGTTTCTACTGATGATATTTTTATTCGCCTTACACAATATGTAACCGAAGATATTACCGTAACGATTACGACTCCTGTAGGTAGTCCTCCTAAAGGTTACGAATACTTAGATGTTTGGCCAAAATATCTTATTCAGAAAGTGAGCGGTCCTAAAGAATATGTCAACGCCCTTAAAGATCAAGGACTGGAGCTCACGTTCAATCTCAATAAGGTATCTTTTGAAGAATTAGAAAGGAATCGTATTGCTCAAGGGAATCATGATGAAATTATCTTTCCTATTCCTGAGGAATGGAAGAAAATTCTCATACCTTTTGGGAATACAAATACATATGAAAACCTCAATGATCCTCAAGCGGATTTTTTACGTTTATTATTTTTAAAACAGGAATTTATTCCTCTAAATCTTAATCTCCCTGTTTTACTCTTCTTCCCTGTTAAATACAGCAACACGTTCAATCCTTTAGCCTATACGTTAGAGCCTTCCCACCCCATTATTCTTAATCAGGGTATTTATCAAATTAATATCCCTCTGTATGTGAAAGATGTAAGTAAACTGTTCTTAGATGTCGTAAAAAATAACATTGCTTTAGCAGTTGTTATGGCTCCTCCACATGAGAATAACTCTGTCAATTGGGCTGTAGAGTTTATAGATGAAAAGACTCTCGAGGACACCTTCGTTCAAGCCATCATGGCGCAAGAACATGGCATTCTTCATGACTTTGCTTTGATTGACGAAACAGGAATACGTCATCGCTTCCGTGAATACCTAAGAAAACTTACCTTATTTGGCAAAGATGGATTTCCATTAAACCTTTCTGCAGAGATTTCTCATAACAAGGTGATTATTCGTTCAAAACCTACAGAAACCTCAAAACTACATAAAAAAGATTGGTAG
- a CDS encoding lipid A biosynthesis lauroyl acyltransferase, whose product MFNTLRRAKKSFVDCCVYYLGITLIGIFKRIPHSWLHRLGKALGTLVFYTISDYKKTALTNLALAFPDKSFKERQSIAKHSIQHVMITVLELLAVEGLIGHLNDLISIATAEARPRGFSSDEVLTQKELQDTFSKLNENKGVILFCGHQANWELPFLYITRDYPGLAFAKPIKNARLNKKIFSLREIFKGKIVAPKQGINSALHALQQGHVIGIVGDQALLISSYTYPLFGHEAFTTTSPALLAYKTGKPVIAVSICRNTNGYTIVPSKKLYADKSLPIKDATTSLMNKLMGFLEKGIAHQPQQWMWMHKRWKRKLSPGLKKKYAYSHILVIVNSRDLEYFEQFLSDLARLYSGAALTLALYNPTKEKIFATNLPQYTIQEFSYLETLYTLPNSFPAVFDLAELPVCLHKHFKKTGSVVLYTRKALEKNLSQPTAPLITALKKFSKNAELLKKFF is encoded by the coding sequence ATGTTCAACACCTTGCGTCGTGCGAAGAAAAGCTTTGTAGACTGTTGCGTTTACTATCTCGGAATCACTTTAATCGGTATTTTCAAACGTATTCCGCATTCTTGGTTACATCGCTTGGGAAAAGCTTTAGGAACTCTCGTTTTTTATACTATCTCTGACTACAAAAAAACAGCCCTGACAAATTTAGCATTAGCTTTTCCTGATAAATCTTTTAAGGAAAGACAATCCATTGCTAAACATTCAATACAACATGTAATGATTACTGTTTTAGAATTGTTAGCGGTAGAAGGACTCATTGGTCATCTTAATGATTTAATTTCCATAGCTACAGCAGAAGCGCGTCCTAGAGGATTTTCTTCGGACGAAGTACTAACACAAAAAGAATTACAAGATACATTTTCTAAGCTTAATGAAAATAAAGGCGTGATCTTATTTTGTGGCCACCAGGCAAACTGGGAACTCCCTTTTCTTTATATTACTAGAGACTATCCAGGTCTAGCCTTTGCTAAACCTATAAAAAATGCTCGGTTAAATAAAAAAATTTTTTCATTACGAGAAATCTTTAAAGGGAAAATTGTGGCTCCGAAACAAGGGATCAATTCTGCCCTTCATGCCTTACAACAAGGGCATGTGATCGGCATCGTCGGTGATCAAGCATTACTGATCTCTTCTTATACTTATCCACTCTTCGGTCATGAAGCATTTACAACAACATCCCCTGCTTTACTCGCATATAAAACAGGCAAGCCTGTGATCGCCGTATCCATATGCCGGAATACCAACGGCTATACTATTGTTCCCAGTAAAAAGCTCTATGCTGATAAATCTCTTCCTATCAAAGATGCTACAACATCACTTATGAACAAGCTCATGGGCTTCTTAGAAAAAGGCATAGCTCATCAGCCACAGCAATGGATGTGGATGCATAAACGATGGAAACGTAAATTGTCTCCTGGGTTAAAAAAGAAATATGCCTATAGCCACATACTCGTGATTGTGAACTCTAGGGATCTTGAGTACTTTGAACAATTCCTTTCTGACCTCGCACGATTATACTCAGGAGCTGCGTTAACATTAGCCTTATATAACCCTACTAAAGAAAAGATCTTTGCCACCAACCTACCGCAATATACGATACAGGAGTTTTCGTATCTTGAAACTCTATACACTCTTCCCAATAGCTTTCCTGCTGTATTTGATTTAGCTGAACTTCCCGTGTGCCTGCATAAGCATTTTAAGAAAACAGGGTCCGTGGTCCTTTATACCCGAAAAGCATTAGAAAAGAACCTATCGCAACCTACAGCTCCCTTAATTACAGCGCTCAAGAAATTTTCAAAAAATGCTGAACTTTTGAAAAAGTTTTTTTGA